A window from Culex pipiens pallens isolate TS chromosome 3, TS_CPP_V2, whole genome shotgun sequence encodes these proteins:
- the LOC120420945 gene encoding conserved oligomeric Golgi complex subunit 3 isoform X3: protein MDDVATLKSENANQRRIQARLLQWEQKDNGLAPLSAAQNEFINQLAESLGGGAGTGGGGSAKNQEEVMQTSFELKTSLDDFKSSSNAAIDSTQDFLSWYNSIDSEILEHFDDVYLDYYEQLRARSAECDNLLGEIDVSLESLKKLTNEYNFVSEKTSSLHQASENLLQDQTRLNEIGEDIRKRLKYFTQAESISQRLQNPTFSVSNDTFVDILNTIDDCLEYMRANPTFSEASAYGIKYRNCLSKATQMMKNYVSNVLANATAQILAKDALEQGSEAAFALFYGKFQASAPKVKRITATIEERLERSVEYEQLLAALHQQFLAQRATIMSGAVEQAIRDLGRKHKGDHCALVRSACAFMVHVCQDEHRLFYQFFAQPSGQLTVYMEGLCTILYDTLRPFIIRIDHLETLAEICSILRVEMLDEHVNYNPESLEAFAKIVYQLLQDVQERIGFRAQNYLESDILNYRPSAGDLAYPEKLEMMESIAASLQQEGSSYLRRVDSRSSIASLASQEVEQINSGEGMAKFRGGSGNSPADLHGMWYPTVRRTLVCLSRLYRCIERSIFQSLSQQALTYCIQSVSSAAGQIAQRKSSVDGELFEIKHLLILREQIAPFRVDFTVKETSLDFSKVKTAAFELLQKRKQLFALGSNNALLEFLLDGTPQVREQLLDSRKDVDRQLKMVCEAFIKDATRQLVGPILNFIETAQNHLKQTATAPTPTPQQGMALRMAAFAAPQQISSIIQESIRAIKTKLGPLQRSMQLYLANKDTEFILFRPIRNNVLGSFVKLEQLLATNSYSRDDLTIVSCPSAEQVSVLLSSVNLGQEGAASAPQRKISSSSMGSGGTTKPPIEKKM from the exons GCTACTGCAGTGGGAACAGAAGGACAACGGGCTGGCTCCGCTCAGTGCGGCCCAGAATGAGTTCATCAACCAGTTGGCGGAATCGCTAGGGGGTGGAGCCGGAACCGGTGGCGGAGGATCTGCT AAGAACCAAGAAGAAGTCATGCAAACCAGCTTTGAACTCAAGACTTCGCTGGATGATTTCAAAAGTTCGAGCAATGCCGCCATCGATTCCACGCAGGACTTCCTGTCGTGGTACAACTCGATCGACTCGGAGATTCTGGAGCACTTTGACGACGTGTATCTGGATTATTACGAGCAGTTGCGAGCTCGTTCCGCCGAATGCGACAATCTGCTGGGGGAAATCGACGTTTCGTTGGAATCACTCAAGAAACTCACCAACGAGTACAACTTCGTATCCGAGAAGACATCGTCGTTGCATCAGGCCAGTGAGAATCTGCTCCAGGATCAAACCCGGCTGAACGAGATCGGCGAGGACATCCGGAAGCGACTCAAGTATTTCACCCAAGCGGAAAGCATCTCACAGCGGCTGCAGAATCCAACCTTTTCCGTGTCGAACGACACCTTCGTGGACATTCTGAACACGATCGACGACTGCCTGGAGTACATGCGCGCCAATCCAACCTTCAGCGAGGCGTCCGCGTACGGCATCAAGTACCGGAACTGCCTCTCGAAGGCCACCCAAATGATGAAGAACTACGTGAGCAACGTGCTGGCGAACGCCACCGCCCAGATACTGGCCAAGGACGCACTCGAGCAGGGTTCGGAGGCGGCGTTTGCCCTGTTCTACGGCAAGTTCCAGGCGTCGGCGCCCAAGGTCAAGCGAATTACGGCCACCATCGAGGAGCGGCTGGAGCGGAGCGTCGAGTACGAGCAGCTGCTGGCGGCGTTGCATCAGCAGTTTCTTGCCCAGCGGGCAACGATCATGAGTGGGGCCGTAGAGCAGGCGATTCGGGACCTCGGAAGGAAGCACAAGGGCGATCACTGTGCGTTGGTGCGGTCGGCGTGCGCGTTTATGGTGCACGTGTGCCAGGACGAGCACCGGCTGTTCTACCAGTTCTTTGCGCAGCCGAGCGGGCAGTTGAC CGTCTACATGGAGGGCCTCTGCACGATCCTGTACGACACGCTGCGCCCGTTCATCATCCGGATCGACCACCTGGAGACGCTGGCGGAGATTTGCAGCATTCTGCGCGTTGAGATGCTGGACGAGCACGTCAACTACAACCCGGAATCGCTGGAGGCGTTCGCCAAGATCGTGTACCAGCTGCTGCAGGACGTGCAGGAGCGGATCGGGTTCCGGGCGCAGAACTACTTGGAGTCGGACATTTTGAACTATCGGCCCTCGGCCGGGGATTTGGCGTACCCGGAGAAGCTGGAGATGATGGAGTCGATAGCGGCTTCGCTGCAGCAGGAGGGGAGTAGCTATTTGAGGCGGGTTGATTCGCGGAGTTCGATCGCGTCGCTGGCTTCGCAGGAGGTCGAGCAGATCAACAGTGGGGAGGGGATGGCCAAGTTTCGCGGGGGTTCGGGGAATTCTCCGGCGGATTTGCACGGCATGTGGTACCCGACGGTGCGGCGAACGTTGGTGTGTCTTTCGCGGCTGTACCGATGTATTGAGCGATCGATCTTCCAGAGTTTGTCTCAACAGGCGCTGACGTACTGCATTCAGAGCGTTTCGAGTGCAGCCGGGCAGATTGCGCAGCGCAAGAGTTCGGTGGATGGGGAGTTGTTTGAGATCAAGCATTTGCTGATTCTGCGCGAGCAGATTGCGCCGTTCCGGGTTGATTTCACCGTCAAGGAGACCAGTTTGGACTTTAGCAAGGTGAAGACGGCGGCGTTTGAGTTGTTGCAGAAACGGAAGCAACTGTTTGCCCTTGGGTCGAACAACGCCTTGTTGGAGTTCTTGCTGGACGGAACGCCGCAGGTCCGGGAGCAGCTGCTCGATTCGCGCAAGGACGTCGATCGCCAGCTCAAGATGGTCTGCGAAGCGTTCATCAAGGACGCCACCCGCCAGCTGGTTGGACCAATCCTAAACTTTATCGAAACGGCGCAGAACCACCTAAAACAAACCGCGACTGCACCAACTCCAACGCCGCAGCAAGGCATGGCCCTCCGAATGGCCGCCTTCGCCGCACCCCAGCAAATCAGCTCCATCATCCAAGAAAGCATCCGCGCAATCAAAACCAAACTTGGCCCCCTTCAACGCTCGATGCAACTCTACCTTGCCAACAAGGACACCGAGTTCATCCTATTCCGCCCCATCCGGAACAACGTGCTCGGATCGTTCGTCAAGCTGGAGCAGCTGCTCGCCACAAACTCGTACAGCCGGGACGACCTGACGATCGTGAGTTGCCCCTCGGCGGAGCAGGTCTCGGTGCTGCTGTCGAGTGTCAACTTGGGACAGGAAGGGGCGGCCTCGGCGCCGCAGCGGAAGATAAGTTCGTCCTCGATGGGAAGTGGTGGGACGACGAAGCCGCCGATTGAGAAGAAG aTGTAA
- the LOC120420945 gene encoding conserved oligomeric Golgi complex subunit 3 isoform X2, whose protein sequence is MDDVATLKSENANQRRIQARLLQWEQKDNGLAPLSAAQNEFINQLAESLGGGAGTGGGGSANQEEVMQTSFELKTSLDDFKSSSNAAIDSTQDFLSWYNSIDSEILEHFDDVYLDYYEQLRARSAECDNLLGEIDVSLESLKKLTNEYNFVSEKTSSLHQASENLLQDQTRLNEIGEDIRKRLKYFTQAESISQRLQNPTFSVSNDTFVDILNTIDDCLEYMRANPTFSEASAYGIKYRNCLSKATQMMKNYVSNVLANATAQILAKDALEQGSEAAFALFYGKFQASAPKVKRITATIEERLERSVEYEQLLAALHQQFLAQRATIMSGAVEQAIRDLGRKHKGDHCALVRSACAFMVHVCQDEHRLFYQFFAQPSGQLTVYMEGLCTILYDTLRPFIIRIDHLETLAEICSILRVEMLDEHVNYNPESLEAFAKIVYQLLQDVQERIGFRAQNYLESDILNYRPSAGDLAYPEKLEMMESIAASLQQEGSSYLRRVDSRSSIASLASQEVEQINSGEGMAKFRGGSGNSPADLHGMWYPTVRRTLVCLSRLYRCIERSIFQSLSQQALTYCIQSVSSAAGQIAQRKSSVDGELFEIKHLLILREQIAPFRVDFTVKETSLDFSKVKTAAFELLQKRKQLFALGSNNALLEFLLDGTPQVREQLLDSRKDVDRQLKMVCEAFIKDATRQLVGPILNFIETAQNHLKQTATAPTPTPQQGMALRMAAFAAPQQISSIIQESIRAIKTKLGPLQRSMQLYLANKDTEFILFRPIRNNVLGSFVKLEQLLATNSYSRDDLTIVSCPSAEQVSVLLSSVNLGQEGAASAPQRKISSSSMGSGGTTKPPIEKKVSFDSGANTVVQIGGAGDEGESEGGAEAGPVVVQEEGRGQ, encoded by the exons GCTACTGCAGTGGGAACAGAAGGACAACGGGCTGGCTCCGCTCAGTGCGGCCCAGAATGAGTTCATCAACCAGTTGGCGGAATCGCTAGGGGGTGGAGCCGGAACCGGTGGCGGAGGATCTGCT AACCAAGAAGAAGTCATGCAAACCAGCTTTGAACTCAAGACTTCGCTGGATGATTTCAAAAGTTCGAGCAATGCCGCCATCGATTCCACGCAGGACTTCCTGTCGTGGTACAACTCGATCGACTCGGAGATTCTGGAGCACTTTGACGACGTGTATCTGGATTATTACGAGCAGTTGCGAGCTCGTTCCGCCGAATGCGACAATCTGCTGGGGGAAATCGACGTTTCGTTGGAATCACTCAAGAAACTCACCAACGAGTACAACTTCGTATCCGAGAAGACATCGTCGTTGCATCAGGCCAGTGAGAATCTGCTCCAGGATCAAACCCGGCTGAACGAGATCGGCGAGGACATCCGGAAGCGACTCAAGTATTTCACCCAAGCGGAAAGCATCTCACAGCGGCTGCAGAATCCAACCTTTTCCGTGTCGAACGACACCTTCGTGGACATTCTGAACACGATCGACGACTGCCTGGAGTACATGCGCGCCAATCCAACCTTCAGCGAGGCGTCCGCGTACGGCATCAAGTACCGGAACTGCCTCTCGAAGGCCACCCAAATGATGAAGAACTACGTGAGCAACGTGCTGGCGAACGCCACCGCCCAGATACTGGCCAAGGACGCACTCGAGCAGGGTTCGGAGGCGGCGTTTGCCCTGTTCTACGGCAAGTTCCAGGCGTCGGCGCCCAAGGTCAAGCGAATTACGGCCACCATCGAGGAGCGGCTGGAGCGGAGCGTCGAGTACGAGCAGCTGCTGGCGGCGTTGCATCAGCAGTTTCTTGCCCAGCGGGCAACGATCATGAGTGGGGCCGTAGAGCAGGCGATTCGGGACCTCGGAAGGAAGCACAAGGGCGATCACTGTGCGTTGGTGCGGTCGGCGTGCGCGTTTATGGTGCACGTGTGCCAGGACGAGCACCGGCTGTTCTACCAGTTCTTTGCGCAGCCGAGCGGGCAGTTGAC CGTCTACATGGAGGGCCTCTGCACGATCCTGTACGACACGCTGCGCCCGTTCATCATCCGGATCGACCACCTGGAGACGCTGGCGGAGATTTGCAGCATTCTGCGCGTTGAGATGCTGGACGAGCACGTCAACTACAACCCGGAATCGCTGGAGGCGTTCGCCAAGATCGTGTACCAGCTGCTGCAGGACGTGCAGGAGCGGATCGGGTTCCGGGCGCAGAACTACTTGGAGTCGGACATTTTGAACTATCGGCCCTCGGCCGGGGATTTGGCGTACCCGGAGAAGCTGGAGATGATGGAGTCGATAGCGGCTTCGCTGCAGCAGGAGGGGAGTAGCTATTTGAGGCGGGTTGATTCGCGGAGTTCGATCGCGTCGCTGGCTTCGCAGGAGGTCGAGCAGATCAACAGTGGGGAGGGGATGGCCAAGTTTCGCGGGGGTTCGGGGAATTCTCCGGCGGATTTGCACGGCATGTGGTACCCGACGGTGCGGCGAACGTTGGTGTGTCTTTCGCGGCTGTACCGATGTATTGAGCGATCGATCTTCCAGAGTTTGTCTCAACAGGCGCTGACGTACTGCATTCAGAGCGTTTCGAGTGCAGCCGGGCAGATTGCGCAGCGCAAGAGTTCGGTGGATGGGGAGTTGTTTGAGATCAAGCATTTGCTGATTCTGCGCGAGCAGATTGCGCCGTTCCGGGTTGATTTCACCGTCAAGGAGACCAGTTTGGACTTTAGCAAGGTGAAGACGGCGGCGTTTGAGTTGTTGCAGAAACGGAAGCAACTGTTTGCCCTTGGGTCGAACAACGCCTTGTTGGAGTTCTTGCTGGACGGAACGCCGCAGGTCCGGGAGCAGCTGCTCGATTCGCGCAAGGACGTCGATCGCCAGCTCAAGATGGTCTGCGAAGCGTTCATCAAGGACGCCACCCGCCAGCTGGTTGGACCAATCCTAAACTTTATCGAAACGGCGCAGAACCACCTAAAACAAACCGCGACTGCACCAACTCCAACGCCGCAGCAAGGCATGGCCCTCCGAATGGCCGCCTTCGCCGCACCCCAGCAAATCAGCTCCATCATCCAAGAAAGCATCCGCGCAATCAAAACCAAACTTGGCCCCCTTCAACGCTCGATGCAACTCTACCTTGCCAACAAGGACACCGAGTTCATCCTATTCCGCCCCATCCGGAACAACGTGCTCGGATCGTTCGTCAAGCTGGAGCAGCTGCTCGCCACAAACTCGTACAGCCGGGACGACCTGACGATCGTGAGTTGCCCCTCGGCGGAGCAGGTCTCGGTGCTGCTGTCGAGTGTCAACTTGGGACAGGAAGGGGCGGCCTCGGCGCCGCAGCGGAAGATAAGTTCGTCCTCGATGGGAAGTGGTGGGACGACGAAGCCGCCGATTGAGAAGAAGGTAAGCTTCGATAGTGGGGCCAACACGGTGGTGCAGATTGGTGGGGCAGGGGATGAGGGGGAGAGCGAGGGAGGTGCCGAGGCTGGTCCGGTTGTGGTGCAGGAGGAGGGAAGGGGACAGTGA
- the LOC120420945 gene encoding conserved oligomeric Golgi complex subunit 3 isoform X1 has product MDDVATLKSENANQRRIQARLLQWEQKDNGLAPLSAAQNEFINQLAESLGGGAGTGGGGSAKNQEEVMQTSFELKTSLDDFKSSSNAAIDSTQDFLSWYNSIDSEILEHFDDVYLDYYEQLRARSAECDNLLGEIDVSLESLKKLTNEYNFVSEKTSSLHQASENLLQDQTRLNEIGEDIRKRLKYFTQAESISQRLQNPTFSVSNDTFVDILNTIDDCLEYMRANPTFSEASAYGIKYRNCLSKATQMMKNYVSNVLANATAQILAKDALEQGSEAAFALFYGKFQASAPKVKRITATIEERLERSVEYEQLLAALHQQFLAQRATIMSGAVEQAIRDLGRKHKGDHCALVRSACAFMVHVCQDEHRLFYQFFAQPSGQLTVYMEGLCTILYDTLRPFIIRIDHLETLAEICSILRVEMLDEHVNYNPESLEAFAKIVYQLLQDVQERIGFRAQNYLESDILNYRPSAGDLAYPEKLEMMESIAASLQQEGSSYLRRVDSRSSIASLASQEVEQINSGEGMAKFRGGSGNSPADLHGMWYPTVRRTLVCLSRLYRCIERSIFQSLSQQALTYCIQSVSSAAGQIAQRKSSVDGELFEIKHLLILREQIAPFRVDFTVKETSLDFSKVKTAAFELLQKRKQLFALGSNNALLEFLLDGTPQVREQLLDSRKDVDRQLKMVCEAFIKDATRQLVGPILNFIETAQNHLKQTATAPTPTPQQGMALRMAAFAAPQQISSIIQESIRAIKTKLGPLQRSMQLYLANKDTEFILFRPIRNNVLGSFVKLEQLLATNSYSRDDLTIVSCPSAEQVSVLLSSVNLGQEGAASAPQRKISSSSMGSGGTTKPPIEKKVSFDSGANTVVQIGGAGDEGESEGGAEAGPVVVQEEGRGQ; this is encoded by the exons GCTACTGCAGTGGGAACAGAAGGACAACGGGCTGGCTCCGCTCAGTGCGGCCCAGAATGAGTTCATCAACCAGTTGGCGGAATCGCTAGGGGGTGGAGCCGGAACCGGTGGCGGAGGATCTGCT AAGAACCAAGAAGAAGTCATGCAAACCAGCTTTGAACTCAAGACTTCGCTGGATGATTTCAAAAGTTCGAGCAATGCCGCCATCGATTCCACGCAGGACTTCCTGTCGTGGTACAACTCGATCGACTCGGAGATTCTGGAGCACTTTGACGACGTGTATCTGGATTATTACGAGCAGTTGCGAGCTCGTTCCGCCGAATGCGACAATCTGCTGGGGGAAATCGACGTTTCGTTGGAATCACTCAAGAAACTCACCAACGAGTACAACTTCGTATCCGAGAAGACATCGTCGTTGCATCAGGCCAGTGAGAATCTGCTCCAGGATCAAACCCGGCTGAACGAGATCGGCGAGGACATCCGGAAGCGACTCAAGTATTTCACCCAAGCGGAAAGCATCTCACAGCGGCTGCAGAATCCAACCTTTTCCGTGTCGAACGACACCTTCGTGGACATTCTGAACACGATCGACGACTGCCTGGAGTACATGCGCGCCAATCCAACCTTCAGCGAGGCGTCCGCGTACGGCATCAAGTACCGGAACTGCCTCTCGAAGGCCACCCAAATGATGAAGAACTACGTGAGCAACGTGCTGGCGAACGCCACCGCCCAGATACTGGCCAAGGACGCACTCGAGCAGGGTTCGGAGGCGGCGTTTGCCCTGTTCTACGGCAAGTTCCAGGCGTCGGCGCCCAAGGTCAAGCGAATTACGGCCACCATCGAGGAGCGGCTGGAGCGGAGCGTCGAGTACGAGCAGCTGCTGGCGGCGTTGCATCAGCAGTTTCTTGCCCAGCGGGCAACGATCATGAGTGGGGCCGTAGAGCAGGCGATTCGGGACCTCGGAAGGAAGCACAAGGGCGATCACTGTGCGTTGGTGCGGTCGGCGTGCGCGTTTATGGTGCACGTGTGCCAGGACGAGCACCGGCTGTTCTACCAGTTCTTTGCGCAGCCGAGCGGGCAGTTGAC CGTCTACATGGAGGGCCTCTGCACGATCCTGTACGACACGCTGCGCCCGTTCATCATCCGGATCGACCACCTGGAGACGCTGGCGGAGATTTGCAGCATTCTGCGCGTTGAGATGCTGGACGAGCACGTCAACTACAACCCGGAATCGCTGGAGGCGTTCGCCAAGATCGTGTACCAGCTGCTGCAGGACGTGCAGGAGCGGATCGGGTTCCGGGCGCAGAACTACTTGGAGTCGGACATTTTGAACTATCGGCCCTCGGCCGGGGATTTGGCGTACCCGGAGAAGCTGGAGATGATGGAGTCGATAGCGGCTTCGCTGCAGCAGGAGGGGAGTAGCTATTTGAGGCGGGTTGATTCGCGGAGTTCGATCGCGTCGCTGGCTTCGCAGGAGGTCGAGCAGATCAACAGTGGGGAGGGGATGGCCAAGTTTCGCGGGGGTTCGGGGAATTCTCCGGCGGATTTGCACGGCATGTGGTACCCGACGGTGCGGCGAACGTTGGTGTGTCTTTCGCGGCTGTACCGATGTATTGAGCGATCGATCTTCCAGAGTTTGTCTCAACAGGCGCTGACGTACTGCATTCAGAGCGTTTCGAGTGCAGCCGGGCAGATTGCGCAGCGCAAGAGTTCGGTGGATGGGGAGTTGTTTGAGATCAAGCATTTGCTGATTCTGCGCGAGCAGATTGCGCCGTTCCGGGTTGATTTCACCGTCAAGGAGACCAGTTTGGACTTTAGCAAGGTGAAGACGGCGGCGTTTGAGTTGTTGCAGAAACGGAAGCAACTGTTTGCCCTTGGGTCGAACAACGCCTTGTTGGAGTTCTTGCTGGACGGAACGCCGCAGGTCCGGGAGCAGCTGCTCGATTCGCGCAAGGACGTCGATCGCCAGCTCAAGATGGTCTGCGAAGCGTTCATCAAGGACGCCACCCGCCAGCTGGTTGGACCAATCCTAAACTTTATCGAAACGGCGCAGAACCACCTAAAACAAACCGCGACTGCACCAACTCCAACGCCGCAGCAAGGCATGGCCCTCCGAATGGCCGCCTTCGCCGCACCCCAGCAAATCAGCTCCATCATCCAAGAAAGCATCCGCGCAATCAAAACCAAACTTGGCCCCCTTCAACGCTCGATGCAACTCTACCTTGCCAACAAGGACACCGAGTTCATCCTATTCCGCCCCATCCGGAACAACGTGCTCGGATCGTTCGTCAAGCTGGAGCAGCTGCTCGCCACAAACTCGTACAGCCGGGACGACCTGACGATCGTGAGTTGCCCCTCGGCGGAGCAGGTCTCGGTGCTGCTGTCGAGTGTCAACTTGGGACAGGAAGGGGCGGCCTCGGCGCCGCAGCGGAAGATAAGTTCGTCCTCGATGGGAAGTGGTGGGACGACGAAGCCGCCGATTGAGAAGAAGGTAAGCTTCGATAGTGGGGCCAACACGGTGGTGCAGATTGGTGGGGCAGGGGATGAGGGGGAGAGCGAGGGAGGTGCCGAGGCTGGTCCGGTTGTGGTGCAGGAGGAGGGAAGGGGACAGTGA